A region of Nostoc sp. 'Peltigera membranacea cyanobiont' N6 DNA encodes the following proteins:
- the pgmB gene encoding beta-phosphoglucomutase, which yields MQTKGRSRNFIYTDWILIETQFDPDQLQSKETVFTIGNGYLGTRGSFEEGYPHALPGTFINGVYDDVPVVYTELVNCPDWLPLIIIVNGDRFRLDRGEILSYDRQLDLREGLLIRALRWRSPSGNTIDISFERFASLADPHVLALRCHLTPIDFDGLIEIQASINGYPENQGFNHWEGLDQGKTDQGIWLQRRTRHSRIELGMAAKVTILGAEASLQVNTAPGYPTLSTNFSAKAQQTVTVEKLVTVFTSREIDTPVSAAQEKLAHLPDFTTLQKANQQAWDEVWQQSDILIEGDSTATFAVRYNLFQLLIAGPPNDDRVNIPAKTLSGFGYRGHIFWDTEIFMLPMFIFTQPAIARNLLTYRWLTLPGARRKASHYGYKGAMFAWESADSGDEVTPRWALGNDFYGEDVRIWCRDREIHINADIPYAAWNYWQTTGDDEWMQKCGAEIILDTAIFWASRVEFNSERQQYEIRGVIGVDEYHEFVHNNAFTNRMAQWHLEKAIAVYDWLVQKFPERARELEEKLQLTSEVRSHWQDIIAKILFLYDPSTQLIEQCEGFFQLEDINLADDRGRDRSMQAVLGVDQTNKYQVIKQPDILMLLYLMRESADFPYSEKALQVNWDYYAPRTDITYGSSLGPAVHAILASDLGKSTEAYEVFMHALMVDLEDNRGNTSDGIHGASAGGIWQAVIFGFGGIQITENGPVANPHLPDGWTRLKFKLRWGNKWHEFDLGKGQVAQDITSQLKYLQLSLSQNPPLSPSSSSSPPVPSPQSPIPTPQSPIPNPQSPVPSPQSPNIQGFIFDLDGVLTDTAELHYLAWKKLADEEGIPFNRQDNEALRGVSRRASLMLILGDRPYTEAQIIEMMERKNQYYVELIQNMTSKDLLPGAIALLDELRQAGIKIGIGSASKNAQTVIERLGIADKVDAIADGYSVQQPKPAPDLFLYAAQQLGIEPTQSVVVEDATAGVEAALAAGMWAVGLGPVERVGAAHVVLPSLAGIKWADLRTKLSDIARQKYSGTSN from the coding sequence ATGCAAACAAAAGGCCGTTCTCGCAATTTTATTTACACAGACTGGATATTAATCGAAACCCAGTTTGACCCTGACCAATTGCAATCTAAAGAAACCGTCTTTACAATCGGCAATGGGTATCTAGGAACAAGAGGCAGTTTTGAGGAAGGGTATCCTCATGCATTGCCCGGTACTTTCATCAACGGTGTCTACGACGATGTGCCAGTGGTGTACACTGAACTGGTAAATTGCCCTGACTGGCTACCCTTGATAATAATTGTGAATGGCGATCGCTTCCGTCTCGATCGAGGTGAGATATTGAGCTACGATCGCCAACTCGATCTGCGTGAGGGACTACTTATCCGGGCTTTGCGTTGGCGTTCTCCCAGTGGAAACACCATAGATATCAGCTTTGAACGCTTTGCTAGTCTTGCAGATCCCCACGTGTTGGCGCTACGCTGCCATTTAACGCCAATAGATTTTGATGGGTTAATCGAAATTCAAGCTAGTATCAACGGCTATCCCGAAAATCAGGGTTTCAATCACTGGGAAGGACTAGATCAGGGCAAAACAGACCAAGGAATCTGGTTACAACGCCGCACCCGCCACTCCCGAATTGAACTTGGTATGGCCGCGAAGGTGACAATATTAGGCGCTGAAGCATCTTTGCAAGTCAATACTGCACCCGGTTATCCAACCTTAAGCACTAACTTTTCAGCTAAGGCGCAACAGACTGTAACAGTAGAAAAATTAGTGACAGTTTTTACCTCGCGGGAGATTGATACCCCAGTCTCCGCCGCTCAAGAAAAACTCGCGCACCTGCCAGACTTCACAACCCTACAAAAAGCCAATCAGCAGGCATGGGATGAGGTTTGGCAGCAAAGCGACATCCTCATTGAGGGGGATAGCACAGCTACTTTTGCTGTTCGCTACAATCTCTTCCAGCTGTTGATTGCTGGCCCACCCAATGATGACAGGGTGAACATTCCTGCTAAAACTCTTTCGGGATTTGGCTATCGCGGTCATATATTTTGGGATACAGAAATTTTTATGTTGCCCATGTTTATATTTACCCAACCAGCGATCGCCCGAAATCTACTTACTTACCGTTGGCTCACCTTACCAGGAGCTAGACGCAAGGCATCCCATTACGGTTATAAAGGAGCAATGTTTGCCTGGGAAAGTGCTGATAGTGGAGATGAAGTAACACCACGTTGGGCACTCGGAAACGATTTTTATGGTGAAGACGTGCGGATTTGGTGCCGCGATCGCGAAATTCATATCAATGCAGATATTCCCTACGCCGCTTGGAATTATTGGCAAACCACTGGTGATGATGAGTGGATGCAAAAGTGCGGTGCAGAGATAATCTTAGATACCGCTATCTTCTGGGCCAGTCGGGTAGAATTCAATTCTGAGCGCCAACAGTATGAAATTCGGGGCGTAATCGGAGTGGATGAATACCATGAATTCGTTCACAACAACGCCTTTACAAACCGGATGGCGCAATGGCATTTAGAGAAAGCGATCGCAGTTTATGATTGGTTGGTTCAAAAATTCCCCGAACGAGCCAGAGAATTAGAAGAGAAACTGCAACTCACTTCAGAAGTGCGATCGCACTGGCAAGATATTATCGCCAAAATATTGTTTCTCTACGATCCATCAACACAACTCATTGAGCAGTGCGAGGGATTTTTCCAATTAGAAGATATAAATTTAGCAGACGATCGAGGGCGCGATCGCTCCATGCAAGCCGTCTTGGGTGTCGATCAAACTAACAAATATCAAGTAATAAAACAGCCAGATATATTAATGCTTCTTTATTTAATGCGAGAATCAGCAGATTTTCCCTACAGCGAAAAAGCATTGCAGGTAAACTGGGATTACTACGCACCCCGTACAGATATTACTTATGGTTCGTCTCTTGGCCCAGCAGTTCACGCCATCTTAGCTTCCGATTTGGGCAAATCAACCGAAGCTTACGAAGTATTTATGCACGCGTTAATGGTGGATCTTGAAGATAACCGAGGTAACACCAGCGATGGAATTCATGGCGCTAGTGCTGGCGGTATTTGGCAAGCTGTAATTTTTGGATTCGGTGGCATCCAAATCACCGAAAATGGCCCCGTAGCCAATCCCCATCTACCTGATGGCTGGACGCGCCTAAAGTTTAAACTACGCTGGGGCAATAAATGGCACGAATTCGATCTCGGCAAAGGACAAGTCGCACAAGATATAACTAGTCAACTAAAATATCTCCAACTTTCCCTCTCCCAAAATCCCCCCTTATCCCCCTCATCATCTTCATCCCCTCCAGTCCCCAGTCCCCAATCCCCAATCCCCACTCCCCAATCCCCAATCCCCAATCCCCAATCCCCAGTCCCCAGTCCCCAATCCCCCAACATCCAAGGATTCATCTTCGATTTAGATGGTGTGCTAACAGATACAGCAGAACTTCATTATCTAGCTTGGAAGAAGTTAGCAGATGAAGAGGGTATACCATTTAATCGGCAAGATAACGAAGCGCTGCGGGGTGTATCTCGTCGTGCTTCCCTCATGCTGATTCTTGGGGATAGACCATATACAGAAGCTCAAATCATAGAGATGATGGAGCGCAAAAATCAATACTATGTGGAATTGATTCAAAATATGACATCCAAGGATTTGTTACCAGGTGCGATCGCTCTTTTGGATGAACTGCGACAAGCTGGGATTAAAATCGGCATTGGTTCAGCTAGTAAAAATGCCCAGACAGTAATTGAGCGATTGGGCATTGCTGATAAAGTAGATGCGATCGCGGACGGTTATAGCGTGCAGCAACCTAAGCCCGCACCCGACTTATTTTTGTACGCAGCCCAGCAGCTAGGAATCGAACCAACGCAATCTGTAGTTGTAGAAGATGCCACAGCAGGCGTTGAGGCGGCTCTAGCTGCTGGAATGTGGGCAGTAGGACTCGGCCCCGTTGAACGAGTTGGAGCCGCTCATGTTGTATTACCCAGCCTAGCAGGTATCAAATGGGCAGATTTAAGAACCAAATTGAGTGACATTGCCAGACAAAAATATTCAGGGACTTCCAATTAA